A single Thermogemmatispora onikobensis DNA region contains:
- the hypD gene encoding hydrogenase formation protein HypD, whose translation MKFVDEYRDPDLAKRIAAEIARLSDGRPLKFMEVCGGHTHTIYKHGIEDVLPRSIDLVHGPGCPVCVLPMGRIDDAIAIARLEGVIFTTFGDMMRVPGSKGSLLDAKAEGADVRFVYSPLDALKLARQHPDRQVVFFAIGFETTAPSTAVTLLRARAEGIKNFSVFCNHVTIIPAIKAILDSPGLRLDGFIGPGHVSMVIGMRPYTFIARDHHKPVVIAGFEPLDIIQAVYLLVKQISEGRAEVENQYTRVVRPEGNVRALEAMARTMELRPFFEWRGLGFITHSALKLRPEFADWDAELRYEVPGLRVADPKACQCGEVLKGVIKPWECKVFGTACTPETPIGTCMVSPEGACAAYYNYGRFSMAAERDHLRSLSQTP comes from the coding sequence ATGAAGTTCGTTGATGAGTATCGTGATCCTGATCTGGCCAAACGGATCGCCGCCGAGATCGCCCGCCTCAGCGACGGGCGCCCGCTCAAGTTCATGGAGGTCTGTGGTGGCCATACCCATACCATCTACAAGCACGGCATCGAGGACGTGCTCCCACGCAGCATTGACCTGGTGCATGGCCCCGGCTGCCCCGTCTGCGTCCTGCCGATGGGGCGCATCGATGATGCCATCGCCATTGCTCGCCTGGAAGGCGTCATCTTCACCACCTTCGGCGATATGATGCGCGTCCCGGGTTCGAAAGGCAGTCTGCTCGATGCCAAGGCCGAAGGGGCCGATGTGCGCTTCGTCTACTCGCCACTGGACGCCCTCAAGCTGGCGCGCCAGCATCCCGATCGCCAGGTGGTCTTCTTCGCCATCGGCTTCGAGACGACCGCGCCCTCGACGGCAGTGACCCTGCTGCGAGCCAGAGCCGAGGGGATCAAGAATTTTTCGGTCTTCTGCAATCATGTGACCATTATTCCAGCCATCAAAGCCATTCTCGACTCGCCCGGCCTGCGCCTGGACGGCTTCATTGGTCCAGGGCATGTCAGCATGGTCATCGGCATGCGTCCCTACACCTTCATCGCCCGCGACCATCACAAACCTGTCGTGATCGCTGGCTTCGAGCCACTCGACATTATCCAGGCCGTCTACCTGCTGGTCAAACAGATCAGTGAAGGACGGGCGGAGGTCGAGAACCAGTACACGCGCGTAGTGCGGCCCGAGGGCAATGTGCGGGCTTTGGAGGCGATGGCCCGCACAATGGAGCTGCGGCCCTTCTTCGAATGGCGCGGCCTCGGCTTCATCACCCACAGCGCCCTCAAGCTGCGGCCCGAGTTCGCCGACTGGGATGCCGAGCTGCGCTACGAAGTGCCGGGCCTGCGCGTGGCCGATCCCAAAGCCTGCCAGTGTGGCGAGGTCCTCAAGGGGGTGATCAAGCCCTGGGAATGCAAGGTCTTCGGCACGGCCTGTACCCCTGAGACCCCAATCGGGACCTGCATGGTCTCGCCGGAAGGAGCCTGCGCCGCCTACTACAACTATGGCCGCTTCTCGATGGCCGCCGAGCGCGACCACCTGCGCAGCCTCTCACAGACCCCCTAG
- a CDS encoding HypC/HybG/HupF family hydrogenase formation chaperone, translated as MKPESERISPALSPSVPLRPLCQPDPEGHCPTCADEAVAVTVLSVDQAAGLACVRLGLGEALIDITLLGEVQPGERLLVHGGVALERLDEAAEPAREEHGPSA; from the coding sequence ATGAAACCGGAATCCGAGCGCATCTCTCCCGCTCTGTCGCCAAGCGTGCCATTGCGACCGCTCTGTCAGCCCGATCCCGAAGGGCACTGTCCCACCTGTGCGGACGAGGCGGTGGCGGTGACGGTTCTCAGTGTCGACCAGGCCGCCGGCCTGGCCTGCGTCCGTCTGGGCCTGGGCGAGGCCCTGATCGACATCACCCTGCTTGGGGAGGTGCAGCCGGGTGAGCGCCTGCTTGTGCATGGCGGCGTTGCCCTGGAGCGGCTCGACGAGGCGGCGGAGCCGGCTCGTGAGGAGCACGGTCCCTCTGCCTGA
- the hypE gene encoding hydrogenase expression/formation protein HypE encodes MDVKPGSEQEAARLDAVLQKMERVRQARRHKFYLRDERITLSHGSGGKATHNLIEGVFAPAFSNPLLDALEDAAVFSLDGSGLQLAFTTDTYVVSPLFFAGGDIGKLAVHGTINDLAMAGAQPLYLSASFILEEGFSIAELRRIVASMQEAASQAGVAIVTGDTKVVQRGKGDGVFINTAGVGLRRAHWPLGQTCLQPGDAVLLSGSAGDHGIAIMLARETLDIETDIQSDTAPLHTLVAALFEALGERVHCLKDPTRGGVATALNEMALASEVAIGLDEQAIPVHPGVRGACEILGLDPLTIANEGKLLAVVAPEAAEQALAVMRAHPLGREAAIIGSVQAEPPGIVFLRTEIGGMRVLDMLVGDPLPRIC; translated from the coding sequence ATGGACGTCAAGCCCGGTTCTGAGCAGGAGGCGGCGCGGCTCGACGCGGTCCTGCAGAAAATGGAGCGCGTCCGGCAGGCGCGCCGACACAAGTTCTATTTGCGTGACGAGCGCATCACGCTCAGTCACGGCAGCGGTGGCAAGGCCACCCATAACCTGATTGAGGGCGTCTTTGCCCCGGCCTTCTCCAATCCACTGCTTGACGCGCTGGAGGATGCGGCGGTCTTCTCACTGGACGGCAGCGGTCTGCAGCTGGCCTTTACGACTGACACCTATGTGGTCAGTCCCCTCTTCTTTGCCGGCGGCGACATCGGCAAACTGGCCGTGCACGGCACCATCAACGATCTGGCGATGGCCGGGGCTCAACCGCTCTATCTATCAGCGAGCTTCATCCTGGAAGAGGGCTTTTCCATTGCGGAGCTGCGACGCATCGTCGCCTCCATGCAGGAGGCGGCCAGTCAGGCCGGGGTGGCCATCGTCACCGGCGACACAAAGGTCGTGCAGCGCGGCAAAGGGGATGGCGTCTTCATCAATACCGCCGGCGTCGGACTGCGACGTGCGCACTGGCCGCTCGGGCAGACCTGTCTGCAGCCGGGCGACGCTGTGCTCCTCAGCGGCAGTGCGGGCGACCACGGGATTGCCATCATGCTGGCGCGCGAGACCCTCGATATCGAAACCGATATCCAGAGCGATACGGCGCCGCTGCATACGCTGGTAGCGGCCTTGTTCGAGGCTCTTGGCGAGCGTGTGCATTGTCTGAAAGACCCGACCCGCGGCGGCGTGGCCACGGCCCTCAACGAAATGGCCCTGGCCTCCGAAGTGGCCATTGGCCTTGACGAGCAGGCGATCCCCGTGCATCCCGGAGTGCGTGGCGCCTGTGAGATCCTGGGACTCGACCCGCTCACCATTGCCAACGAGGGCAAGTTGCTGGCTGTGGTGGCCCCCGAAGCGGCAGAGCAGGCCCTGGCCGTCATGCGCGCACATCCTCTGGGACGAGAGGCGGCTATCATCGGCAGCGTCCAGGCCGAACCGCCCGGCATCGTCTTTCTGCGCACGGAGATCGGCGGTATGCGTGTCCTCGATATGCTCGTCGGTGATCCGCTCCCCCGCATCTGTTAA
- a CDS encoding F0F1 ATP synthase subunit epsilon, with protein sequence MAGRLHVEVVTAERALYSGEADQVNAPGTEGRLGILPRHAPLLAVLAPGELLIRLGEAEEPIFVSGGFLEVFEDQVTVLADAAEHAEEIDEARAQEARRQALERLEQAQTDVERAELQAALEQAVSRLRVAELARRRHTRRIRPSTGEEE encoded by the coding sequence ATGGCTGGAAGACTGCACGTTGAGGTGGTGACCGCCGAGCGGGCGCTCTACAGTGGAGAGGCGGACCAGGTGAATGCTCCGGGCACGGAAGGACGCCTGGGCATTCTGCCGCGCCATGCGCCGCTCCTGGCAGTGCTGGCACCGGGCGAGCTGCTGATCCGTCTGGGAGAGGCCGAGGAGCCGATCTTCGTCTCCGGCGGCTTCCTGGAGGTCTTCGAGGATCAGGTGACGGTGCTGGCCGATGCCGCTGAGCACGCTGAGGAGATCGATGAGGCCCGTGCTCAGGAGGCCCGCCGCCAGGCCCTGGAGCGTCTGGAGCAGGCGCAGACGGATGTGGAGCGCGCCGAGCTACAGGCGGCCTTGGAGCAGGCGGTGAGCCGCCTGCGCGTGGCAGAGCTAGCGCGTCGCCGCCATACCCGGCGTATTCGCCCGAGCACAGGCGAGGAAGAGTAG
- a CDS encoding D-sedoheptulose-7-phosphate isomerase, translating to MSHDLEHSEPVQGSEYDRLFYPYLFAGGKVSLEEVLSQVRHSTLEKCREVIALRQATLAIAREALLAAAQAMARAFAAGATLLAFGNGGSTTDAQDLVTELLHPPFSHWRALPAIALTNDIAVVTAVGNDVGFENIFTRQVIAFGRPGDIAVGISTSGNSLNVLHAFEQAKKQGLLTVGLAGYDGGKTRRSPAVDYCLVSPGDHIPRIQEAQATVYHALIELVQALLAAQKGRADSDEVR from the coding sequence ATGAGCCATGACCTTGAGCATAGCGAGCCGGTCCAAGGCTCGGAGTACGATCGCCTCTTTTATCCCTATCTCTTTGCGGGTGGCAAGGTCAGTCTGGAGGAGGTCCTCAGCCAGGTCCGGCATTCCACCCTGGAGAAGTGCCGCGAGGTCATCGCCCTGCGTCAGGCGACCCTGGCCATCGCGCGCGAGGCGCTGCTGGCGGCGGCCCAGGCGATGGCCCGGGCCTTCGCTGCCGGGGCGACCCTGCTGGCCTTTGGCAATGGGGGCAGTACCACCGATGCCCAGGACCTGGTGACCGAGCTGCTCCATCCGCCCTTCTCTCACTGGCGGGCGCTGCCGGCCATTGCCCTCACCAACGACATCGCCGTCGTCACGGCGGTGGGCAACGATGTCGGCTTCGAGAATATCTTTACGCGCCAGGTCATCGCCTTCGGGCGACCCGGCGATATTGCCGTGGGCATCTCTACCAGCGGCAACTCGCTCAATGTCCTGCACGCCTTTGAGCAGGCCAAAAAACAGGGCTTGCTCACTGTGGGCCTGGCTGGCTACGACGGCGGCAAAACCAGGCGCTCGCCGGCGGTGGACTACTGTCTCGTCTCCCCCGGCGATCACATCCCGCGCATTCAGGAGGCGCAGGCCACTGTCTACCACGCCCTCATCGAGCTGGTGCAGGCCCTCTTAGCCGCACAGAAAGGGAGAGCTGACAGCGATGAAGTTCGTTGA